The Thermoanaerobacter uzonensis DSM 18761 genome segment CAATTTCAGGCATTATGCCTTCAGCAGGAGCAGCATCTATATAGGCGGAGTCTTCGTCAAGAGGGTCATAGTACCAATCTCTTCTTATAAGCCATTCTCCATCAACTTTTACAAGTTGTACAGAATGTCGTATACCTAATCCCATGTAATTTATTACATCACTTTTTATGTTGTAAGCGTATCCCATTTTCATAGTTTCCACAAGGTAAACCCATACGGAATTTTCACCAGCTTTTACACTTTTTATTCTGTAAAAAGATTCTGCTTCTGTAAATTTAAGATTTCTTTTTTCTGACCATCCTTTAACGTATTCAACTCGCCTCCTTTCATGGTCCAATGCCCATTTGCCATACGTGGAAGATTTGTCATAAAAGCCTTCTATTTCTTTTAAGTTTCCACTTAAAAGCGCACTTCCTCTTTTTTTAAAAAATTCATCCAATACAGTTTTTATCTCTTCTTTGTTGTCTGCAACTGTCTTTATAGTTTTATTGAAAAAGGAAATGGAAAAGTAAGTTAAGAAAATGAGTGCCAATAACAATAAAGTTGGTTTGAGATATTTTTTGGTGTCCAATTGCTCTCCTCCCTGCCAATGTAATTCAAAATAATAATATGAAGGTTAAAAGTTTTTTAATACTATATTTATTGGCAAATTTTGAACAATTTTATGTTATAATAGAAAAGTGAGAAAATGGAGGTGTAAAACTTGATAGAATTAAAAGGTGTTTCAAAATCATATAACAAAGGTAAAATAAAAGCTGTTGACAACATTGACCTTGTTGTAAATCCTGGTGAAATATTTGGATTTTTAGGTCCTAATGGGGCTGGCAAAACTACCACGATAAAAATGATAGTAGGCCTTTTGTCCCATGATACAGGAGAAATTAAAGTAGACGGAATTGATATCGACAAAAATCCTATAGAGGTCAAAAAGCGAATAGGATATGTTCCAGACAGCCCTGATATTTATGACAAACTGACAGGTATAGAATATCTCAATTTTATTGCAGACGTATACGGGGTATCTGAAAAAGAAAGGAAAGAAAGGATTGAATATTTTGTTGAAGCTTTTGAGCTAAAGAATGCTATTGGAGACCTAATACAGACATATTCCCACGGAATGAAGCAAAAAATTCTCCTTACAGCCGCACTTATTCACAATCCTTCTGTTTGGATTTTGGATGAACCAATGGTAGGATTAGATCCGAAATCAGCATTTTTACTCAAAGAGTTGATGTCAAAGCATACAAAAGCAGGTTTTACTGTATTTTTCTCAACTCATATATTGGAAGTTGCCGAAAAGCTCTGTGATAAAATAGCAATAATAAACAAAGGCAAAATAATAGCTTATGGTACTATGGAAGAAATAAAGAGCCAACATGAATGGGAATCTTTAGAAAAAATATTCTTGGAGTTGACAGAAAAATGAGGAAGTTTTTATCGCTTTTAAGAACACAAATGAAAGTTTATTATGGCATTTCCGCGATGAGATACAAATATTTTGTAAGAAAGAAAGATTTATGGGAAATAGTGCTTGCCATATTTGGAATAGCTGTTGGCGGTGGAACATTGCTTTTTATGTACATAATGTATTTAAACAGCATGTATGTAGCAAGCATGGTAATTAACCAGCCTCAGCTTATGCCTGTGACAGTGCTTCTTTTAGCTCAACTCTTGACATTGGTATTCGGCTTTTTTTGGACTATTTCTGTGTTTTATTTTTCTGATGATATAAATATTTTGCTTCCTCTTCCCATACAGCCTTATAAAATAGTTTTGTCAAAATATAGTATAATTTTATTGAATGAATATGTTACATTGGCATTTTTAATGCTACCAGCAATCTTTATATATGGCATTGGTACGCAGGCAGGAATTTTATACTATCTCGTTTCATTTATTGTATTTATATTTACACCTATTATACCTCTTTCTATTGCGGCAATTGCTTCTGTTTTAATTATGAGATTTGTAAATTTGAAAAGGAAAAAGGACTTGTATACAGTTATAGTGAGTATATTAGCGCTAATTTTCTTCTTTACAATACAATTTTTTATCAATCGAATTCCTCAAAATGGAGAACAACAGGCAATAGAAAATTTTATTTTGCAAAATGCTAACCTTGCAAAGATGATATCTAGAAGTTTTCCTCCTGCTTTATGGGGAGCAGTTTCTATGACGGATTATAATACTTTGTCGGGGTTTTTAAATCTTTTGATGTTTATCGCTGCATCAATAATATTTACAGCTATTTTGGCTGTTTCTGCTCAAAAAATGTACTTAAAAGCTGTAATTTCAGGGCAAGAGGTTGAAGCAAAAAGAAAAGAAGTTTCATTGAAAAAAGAAATAGTGAGGTCCAGCCTATTGAAGGCACTATTGTTAAGGGAATGGAAGCTTTTTATAAGAATTCCTGTATATGCCATGAATGTGTTGCCTGTGGCTATAATTATTCCCTTTGTATTTCTTGTTTCTTTTGTGGGGAATCCACAAATTGGACTTGAAATGGCTATAAAATACACCTCAGCTCCTGACGGCTGGTTTTGGGTTTCGATGATAGGGCTTTTCTTTTCTCTTTTTGTAGCAGGAAGTAACAGCCTTTCCTCTACTTCCTTCTCTAGGGAAGGAAAAATGTTTTACATATCAAAGTTGATGCCTGTAGACCCTGCAATACAGTTAAAAACAAAATGGATTTTTGGTACAATCATTACAATAATAGTTATATTTCCTACATATGTATTGAGCTGGTACATTTTTAAGATACACCTTTTAAGTATAGTAATACTGACTGTTTTAATGCTTATAGGAATTTCAGCAGTAAATATACTAAGCCTTTTGATAGATGCTATGAAGCCCTCCTTTGAATGGGAAAATCCTCAAAAGGCTATGAAAGGGAATTTAAATGTGCTTTTGAGCCTTATTCTTACTACTATTTTGATAGGGTGCATTGCTGGAATTGTGCTGTTATTAAAAAAATTATACGTTTCTGAAATAATAATAACTTTAATAATAGGGATTTTGCTCATTTTATTAAACTTATGTGTTTATTTATTGGCAAAAAGTGCTGTAAAAAAGCTGTACAAAGGAGAATGAGGGAGGAAGAAAAAATGAGTAAAAAAGCATTAATAGGATTGATTGTTATAATCTTGATAATTAGTACCGTTATTGCATCCATTTTTCTTACAATGTCCCAAGAAAATAATAGTGTGCCATCGGCTTCAGACACAATAGGTGTTATAACAATTGAAGGAGTTATAGGGGAGACTACGAACATATTGGAGATTCCACAAGTTACAGGGGATCCAGTCGAGCAGATAAGAAAAGCTCAAGAGGATAACAGTGTAAAGGCAGTCGTTGTCAAGATAAACAGCCCTGGTGGTTCTGCAGCAAAATCTGTAGAAATATACACAGAGCTTAAAAGGTTAAAAGAAACAGGGAAAAAAGTGATAATTTCAATGGGGGATGCGGCTGCGTCAGGAGGATACATGGCAGCTTGTGGAGGAGACATAATAGTTGCAAATCCAGCTACAATAACTGGAAGCATTGGGGTTATAATGCAGTATACAAATTATGAAGGGCTTTACGACAAATTGGGATTAAAAGAGATAACAATAAAAAGCGGACCTTACAAAGACATGGGTTCGCCTACAAGAGACTTAACTCCGGAAGAAAAGAAAATATTACAAGGAGTCATAGATGATACCTATGAACAGTTTGTAGAAATTGTATCTGAAGGGAGGAAAATGCCAGTAGAAAAAGTAAAAGAATTAGCAGATGGCAGGATATTTACAGGAAGACAGGCAGTTAAAGCTGGTCTTGTGGATAAATTAGGGGATTTCTATGATGCTGTAGATATCGCTGCAAAAGAGGCTGGGATTAAAGGAAAACCTGTTTTGAAGTACTACACAGCCCCCAGCCCGTGGAGTATACTTTTTGGAAATACAGCACATAGTACTTTGCAAGAGAGAGGACTTCAAATATTAAGAGTTTTATTTATTGACAAGTGGCTTTTAAATTCAAAGTAGCTCACAAAGGAACCGGACAAAGGGGACGGTTCCTTTTGTCTGATTTAAAAAGAGTGCATTTCTATCCAAGAGGTAACCCTTCTATTTACTTCCTCCCATTTTATATTATTCATAAAGGCCTCTATATAGCTTTTTTTATCAGTGCCGTAATCTATAAA includes the following:
- a CDS encoding putative ABC transporter permease subunit, coding for MRKFLSLLRTQMKVYYGISAMRYKYFVRKKDLWEIVLAIFGIAVGGGTLLFMYIMYLNSMYVASMVINQPQLMPVTVLLLAQLLTLVFGFFWTISVFYFSDDINILLPLPIQPYKIVLSKYSIILLNEYVTLAFLMLPAIFIYGIGTQAGILYYLVSFIVFIFTPIIPLSIAAIASVLIMRFVNLKRKKDLYTVIVSILALIFFFTIQFFINRIPQNGEQQAIENFILQNANLAKMISRSFPPALWGAVSMTDYNTLSGFLNLLMFIAASIIFTAILAVSAQKMYLKAVISGQEVEAKRKEVSLKKEIVRSSLLKALLLREWKLFIRIPVYAMNVLPVAIIIPFVFLVSFVGNPQIGLEMAIKYTSAPDGWFWVSMIGLFFSLFVAGSNSLSSTSFSREGKMFYISKLMPVDPAIQLKTKWIFGTIITIIVIFPTYVLSWYIFKIHLLSIVILTVLMLIGISAVNILSLLIDAMKPSFEWENPQKAMKGNLNVLLSLILTTILIGCIAGIVLLLKKLYVSEIIITLIIGILLILLNLCVYLLAKSAVKKLYKGE
- a CDS encoding ABC transporter ATP-binding protein gives rise to the protein MIELKGVSKSYNKGKIKAVDNIDLVVNPGEIFGFLGPNGAGKTTTIKMIVGLLSHDTGEIKVDGIDIDKNPIEVKKRIGYVPDSPDIYDKLTGIEYLNFIADVYGVSEKERKERIEYFVEAFELKNAIGDLIQTYSHGMKQKILLTAALIHNPSVWILDEPMVGLDPKSAFLLKELMSKHTKAGFTVFFSTHILEVAEKLCDKIAIINKGKIIAYGTMEEIKSQHEWESLEKIFLELTEK
- the sppA gene encoding signal peptide peptidase SppA → MSKKALIGLIVIILIISTVIASIFLTMSQENNSVPSASDTIGVITIEGVIGETTNILEIPQVTGDPVEQIRKAQEDNSVKAVVVKINSPGGSAAKSVEIYTELKRLKETGKKVIISMGDAAASGGYMAACGGDIIVANPATITGSIGVIMQYTNYEGLYDKLGLKEITIKSGPYKDMGSPTRDLTPEEKKILQGVIDDTYEQFVEIVSEGRKMPVEKVKELADGRIFTGRQAVKAGLVDKLGDFYDAVDIAAKEAGIKGKPVLKYYTAPSPWSILFGNTAHSTLQERGLQILRVLFIDKWLLNSK